From the genome of Marixanthomonas ophiurae, one region includes:
- a CDS encoding M24 family metallopeptidase translates to MNSNRAYGIGGSTPEEELSKLSAPTDKPTPITDTEYQHRLDKACSALKAKGLDALYINAGTNLYYFTNTQWNESERLVGALLFADGSLHYVVPEFEIGTFNDFIGIEGKIIPWLEHESPVQKISEVVAEGTRLAIDDSTPFNLVSRFQEHKKFEISSAEELIRDIRMLKSDAEIAHIQYPMDLTMQVHQAVAKILKPGITTAEVENFIHKAHQKLGIASGSYFCIVLFGQDSSFPHGVKSPKPLEENDIVLVDTGTQYNGYISDITRTYSYGDASEKEKEIWANEKAAQLAAFDAAQLGKPCGYIDDQVRVQLERDGLGPDYKLPGLPHRTGHGIGLEIHEHPFILRGNDIKIQVGMAFSIEPMIVVPEEFGIRLEDHIYMTKEGPKWFTEPAYSIENPFGV, encoded by the coding sequence ATGAATAGCAACAGAGCATACGGTATCGGTGGTAGTACGCCAGAAGAAGAACTTTCTAAGTTAAGCGCCCCAACCGATAAGCCGACTCCCATTACTGATACAGAATATCAACACAGACTTGACAAAGCCTGTTCAGCCTTAAAAGCCAAAGGATTGGATGCGCTATATATCAATGCCGGGACTAATTTATACTACTTTACCAACACACAATGGAATGAGTCAGAGCGATTAGTGGGTGCACTTTTATTTGCCGATGGAAGTCTTCATTATGTGGTTCCTGAGTTTGAAATAGGCACGTTTAATGACTTCATCGGAATTGAGGGCAAAATCATTCCGTGGTTGGAACACGAATCGCCTGTACAGAAAATATCTGAAGTTGTGGCGGAAGGTACACGTTTGGCGATTGATGATTCTACTCCGTTTAATCTGGTTTCTCGTTTTCAGGAACACAAAAAATTTGAAATCAGCAGTGCTGAAGAACTGATTAGAGATATCAGAATGCTTAAAAGTGATGCTGAAATTGCACACATTCAATACCCGATGGACTTAACAATGCAAGTACATCAGGCGGTAGCAAAAATTTTAAAACCAGGAATTACAACCGCCGAAGTGGAAAACTTTATCCATAAGGCACATCAAAAATTAGGAATTGCAAGTGGTTCTTATTTTTGCATTGTTCTATTTGGTCAAGACTCTAGCTTTCCGCACGGGGTAAAATCGCCCAAACCATTGGAAGAAAATGATATTGTTTTGGTGGATACCGGTACACAGTATAACGGCTATATTTCAGATATCACCAGAACCTATAGTTATGGAGACGCTTCGGAGAAGGAAAAAGAAATTTGGGCAAACGAAAAGGCCGCTCAATTAGCTGCTTTTGATGCCGCGCAGCTTGGCAAGCCTTGTGGATATATTGACGATCAAGTTCGGGTACAGTTAGAGAGAGATGGCCTCGGTCCTGATTATAAGTTGCCTGGACTACCGCACCGAACCGGTCACGGAATTGGTCTTGAAATTCATGAGCATCCATTTATTTTGAGGGGAAATGATATTAAAATACAAGTAGGAATGGCTTTTAGTATTGAACCTATGATTGTGGTGCCGGAAGAATTCGGTATTCGTTTGGAAGATCATATCTATATGACAAAAGAAGGACCAAAGTGGTTTACAGAACCAGCTTATAGCATCGAGAATCCTTTTGGGGTTTAA
- a CDS encoding PepSY domain-containing protein, with product MTLSIWRYSHLALAVSSFVFIVIASVTGIILAVEPVSEQLKPFAIPEAQEISVGETVAVLQNKYDEVLWVEVDHNDFVSASVITEEGTSETFYINPITGEKVGELIEQHPIFSFATNVHRSLFLKSTGRFIVGLVSFLLFLIAVTGVILIIKRQGSVKRFFSKISKESFNQHYHVYFGRLFLIPIIILTVTGVYLSLEKFSLLPEYKITHDVDYDTIAETPVREVIVFPAFQNSPLTDLKRLEFPFSPDPEDYYIAKFSNKEVLVNQFTGEVLSEYEYPVVAWASSWSMALHTGRGSILWSVILLIACFSILFFIYSGFAMTLRRRKKTGAFKNKYTKDKSEYIILVGSETGNTFDFARQFQQALLQTGKKVYVSELNTYTTYKKARQLFVFTATYGQGEAPANATNFLKLLEKKKQDHPVHFSVVGFGSLAYEDYCQFAIDVDKTLQQHPNFHQELPIYKINNQDATDFEHWAIRWATQHNLHLQLEPLDTDKKIATQHNFTVINRTELNKDDTFILQLRPSKKQVFESGDLLEVIPPNERIARLYSIAEVAGDIVLSIKRHEYGACSSYFSSCKVGDNVKGIISKNESFHLPEQAQHVLLIANGTGIAPFLGMIATHAATKEINLFWGGKTQESFDLYASYLEETNLKTKQLAYSQEGNKQYVQDRLAEQKEMVAKLLQQKAMIMICGSIAMQKEVLSVLEKILIEYKMEVTINDLEQQGLLAMDCY from the coding sequence ATGACCTTATCAATATGGAGATACAGTCACCTTGCGTTGGCTGTATCTTCTTTTGTTTTTATAGTAATTGCTTCCGTTACGGGTATTATTCTTGCAGTAGAACCTGTTTCGGAACAACTAAAACCCTTTGCCATACCCGAAGCACAAGAGATTTCGGTAGGGGAGACGGTAGCGGTGCTTCAAAATAAATATGATGAGGTCTTATGGGTAGAGGTAGACCATAACGACTTTGTATCGGCCTCTGTCATTACCGAAGAAGGAACTAGCGAAACCTTTTACATCAACCCCATAACCGGCGAAAAAGTGGGGGAATTGATCGAGCAGCATCCTATTTTCAGCTTTGCCACCAACGTACATAGATCGTTGTTTTTAAAATCCACCGGTCGCTTTATAGTCGGCTTGGTATCTTTTTTACTCTTCTTAATTGCGGTTACTGGAGTCATATTGATTATAAAACGACAAGGAAGTGTAAAACGCTTCTTTTCAAAAATATCAAAAGAATCGTTCAACCAACACTATCACGTATACTTTGGTAGGTTGTTCTTAATCCCAATCATCATTTTAACGGTAACAGGGGTATATCTTTCCTTAGAGAAATTTTCGCTTTTACCTGAATATAAAATAACCCACGACGTAGATTACGATACCATTGCCGAAACACCGGTGCGAGAAGTCATTGTTTTTCCTGCGTTTCAAAATAGTCCGCTCACTGATTTAAAAAGATTAGAGTTCCCGTTTTCCCCAGATCCAGAAGATTACTACATCGCAAAATTCTCGAATAAAGAAGTACTAGTCAATCAATTTACGGGGGAAGTACTAAGTGAGTATGAATATCCCGTTGTGGCTTGGGCTTCTAGTTGGAGTATGGCACTTCACACGGGTAGAGGAAGCATTCTATGGTCTGTTATTTTATTGATAGCCTGTTTTTCTATTCTGTTTTTTATCTATTCAGGCTTTGCGATGACCTTGCGCCGCCGAAAGAAAACAGGAGCCTTTAAAAATAAATATACCAAAGATAAAAGCGAGTATATTATTTTAGTGGGTTCGGAAACTGGGAATACCTTTGATTTTGCGCGGCAATTTCAACAAGCATTGCTGCAAACCGGGAAAAAAGTATATGTTTCAGAATTAAACACCTACACTACCTACAAAAAGGCGAGACAATTATTTGTATTCACGGCCACCTACGGACAAGGAGAAGCCCCTGCTAATGCGACTAATTTTTTAAAATTACTAGAAAAGAAAAAACAAGATCATCCTGTTCATTTTTCAGTAGTAGGTTTTGGGTCATTAGCTTATGAGGATTATTGTCAGTTTGCAATTGACGTTGATAAAACGTTGCAGCAACACCCCAACTTTCACCAAGAATTACCCATTTACAAGATCAACAATCAAGATGCCACCGATTTTGAGCACTGGGCCATCCGTTGGGCTACACAGCATAATTTACACCTACAGTTAGAGCCTTTAGATACGGATAAGAAAATTGCAACACAGCATAATTTCACCGTCATAAACCGCACCGAATTAAACAAGGACGATACATTTATACTTCAACTTCGTCCTTCTAAAAAACAAGTGTTTGAGTCGGGTGATTTGTTGGAGGTTATTCCTCCAAACGAACGGATTGCTCGATTGTATAGTATTGCTGAGGTAGCAGGAGATATTGTGTTAAGTATAAAAAGACACGAGTATGGCGCCTGTTCTTCCTATTTTAGTAGCTGTAAAGTAGGGGATAATGTAAAAGGAATTATAAGTAAGAATGAGTCATTTCATTTACCCGAACAAGCCCAACACGTACTTTTAATTGCCAACGGTACCGGAATTGCCCCTTTTTTAGGAATGATAGCTACACACGCAGCTACAAAAGAGATCAATCTTTTTTGGGGTGGAAAAACACAGGAGTCATTTGATTTATATGCTTCCTATTTAGAAGAAACAAATTTAAAGACTAAGCAGCTAGCCTATTCGCAAGAAGGAAATAAACAGTATGTTCAAGACCGCTTGGCAGAACAAAAAGAAATGGTGGCTAAGTTGCTTCAGCAAAAAGCCATGATTATGATCTGCGGAAGCATTGCTATGCAAAAAGAGGTATTATCCGTTTTAGAAAAAATTCTCATAGAATATAAGATGGAGGTTACTATAAACGATCTGGAACAACAAGGACTTTTAGCAATGGATTGTTATTAA
- a CDS encoding excinuclease ABC subunit UvrA has protein sequence MYIRNARQNNLKNIDLNIPENQLIVVTGLSGSGKSSLAMDVIANEGYRYFLESLPAYNQQNGQVIPTAEVDDIQNLPPVIKVEQSKRFQSINTTFGTLSELTAVFRILFARYSAAETMSKSLFSFNHPRGACEVCRGIGEAEYIDLDKLVGDENKTLREGAITTTLPNGYIVYSQITVEELDKVCNAHGFSVDIPWKELTAEQEEVVLNGSDRLKVFYGKHGLESRLRWKGIKAKPREEGFYKGMLPIMQDILRRDRNPNILKFASSKICPSCKGGRIKAEHLKYKWKGFNFQAWMELSLSELYDQLKSLELIAGEKVLVNKICTKLFDLIRLGMEEYRLSTPSMDISSGDGQRIKLINQVNSKLQGILYVFDEPSIGLSAAYQQYLLHILNRLIRSGNTVMVVEHDLDFIQAADWIVELGPEAGLHGGEVVFNGSINDFLKASNLNSPTRAALKEAKLEKAIKKQPKKVSAEAFQPNIRKLTVASRKTPQLLESINHFCKIEDLKLLTVNDQPIGKTPRSNPATYTGLANKIRDLLANTPEAKASKLAKGAFSFNNKTGRCNACEGAGVITLSMSALGNINQVCPTCNGKRFKSEVLRVHWRNKNIADIYSLSIEEAYDFFSEEKKIKEILSLMLQLGLGYVKLGQPSNTLSGGEAQRIKLTKHFAKKSKKTLLLLEEPSIGLHQQNVRQLLEALHQLKKQTAGIICFENHFLFQSTCDTLVDNALKVQPIDVKEEAPQQRDRISIQGARTHALKDLNLDLPKHQLTVVTGISGSGKSSLVIETLHSFGLQEMTKQFSSYQQSRVGVNFQFEVDHIEGLTPTICVTRKQKNYSQRTDIAKQTGIDKILRFAFSRKAQYEGEELSASHFSNNHELGKCVVCEGMGEELLPDLNKLVLDANKTIANGLFAHNKAVAYYGDPSGKHMAVLKKVGEEYGFTLETPFKALSDSQKEILLHGAGEKIWKVNWLYKTKTREGTQALSMKWEGLFPYLQDEYFKTRKNKNIKQLTALFSHRECSHCYGSGLKPERLAFKIAGKSIHEIKSMDFKGLEYWLSTTDNQEVVDQKLISKIQPHLINTIKRAKQLHIDHLQLTRKSPTLSGGENQRVELIKQLNSPLKGITYLLDEPSAGLSNDNISDLIQILKELIEKGNTVVVIEHNKEIMLAADQLIQLGPQAGKQGGTISYQGSPQDFLKQADCHHYLKAPSRAIELKDGKESITIKKLSKHTLIKEALEVSVGGITAISGKSGIGKTTLVKDILIPSIETGQPVNCASIVFPKKYTGAHYFEPKKLRSHSNTLLVSYLNLLKDISKIFTVETGLKTKDFSYKTKSSQCPNCKGKGFIETSLDVAANVIETCELCKGQRYQSHILMHTVRSKNIAEVLSLNIMELSAWLGKNNSSAKTLQLLDQLEEIGLAHLSLEQPVQSLSSGEKQRLLLLNWLQDQTTDSLYILDEPSTGLHYADIDLLYAILKKLSKANDILIIDHNPYLLGKIGVGVILQ, from the coding sequence ATGTACATCCGTAATGCCCGTCAAAATAACCTCAAAAACATTGATTTAAATATTCCTGAAAATCAATTGATCGTGGTAACGGGGTTATCAGGCTCAGGGAAATCCTCTCTTGCTATGGATGTTATTGCCAATGAAGGGTATCGTTATTTCTTAGAGAGCCTTCCAGCGTATAATCAACAAAACGGTCAAGTAATACCTACTGCTGAAGTTGATGATATACAAAATCTTCCGCCTGTAATTAAAGTGGAGCAGTCAAAGCGTTTCCAATCTATTAATACTACTTTTGGTACGCTTTCTGAACTGACGGCTGTCTTCAGAATTTTATTTGCCCGTTATTCGGCTGCCGAAACAATGAGTAAGTCACTCTTTTCTTTCAATCACCCAAGGGGAGCTTGTGAGGTCTGTCGTGGCATTGGAGAAGCGGAATATATCGACCTTGATAAATTAGTCGGCGATGAAAATAAGACCCTTAGGGAAGGGGCAATTACAACTACATTGCCTAACGGCTACATCGTCTATTCTCAAATAACGGTAGAAGAATTGGATAAGGTATGTAATGCACACGGTTTTAGTGTGGACATCCCTTGGAAAGAACTCACGGCTGAACAAGAGGAGGTAGTTTTAAACGGAAGTGATCGCCTCAAAGTATTTTATGGCAAACATGGCTTGGAGTCCCGACTTAGATGGAAAGGAATTAAAGCAAAGCCACGTGAGGAAGGATTCTATAAAGGAATGCTTCCGATTATGCAGGATATTTTAAGACGCGATCGAAACCCCAATATCCTAAAGTTTGCTAGCTCAAAAATTTGTCCGAGTTGTAAAGGCGGTCGCATTAAAGCCGAACATCTAAAATATAAATGGAAAGGTTTTAATTTTCAAGCTTGGATGGAGCTTTCTTTATCCGAATTATATGATCAGTTAAAATCTTTAGAGTTAATAGCTGGTGAAAAAGTATTGGTAAATAAAATCTGCACCAAATTGTTCGATCTAATCCGATTGGGCATGGAAGAGTACCGACTAAGTACACCAAGTATGGATATTTCATCGGGAGATGGACAGCGCATCAAACTTATTAACCAAGTAAATAGTAAACTACAAGGTATTTTATATGTATTTGATGAACCTTCCATCGGTTTATCTGCAGCTTATCAACAATATTTACTTCATATTCTAAACCGACTCATTCGCAGCGGCAATACAGTCATGGTGGTGGAGCATGACTTAGATTTTATCCAGGCTGCAGATTGGATAGTAGAATTAGGCCCAGAAGCTGGATTGCATGGCGGCGAAGTGGTTTTTAACGGTTCCATTAATGACTTTTTAAAGGCTAGTAATCTAAACAGCCCAACACGAGCTGCACTAAAAGAGGCTAAGCTTGAAAAAGCGATAAAAAAACAGCCTAAAAAAGTATCGGCAGAAGCTTTTCAGCCTAATATAAGGAAGCTGACGGTCGCGAGTAGAAAAACCCCTCAATTGCTCGAAAGCATTAACCACTTCTGTAAAATAGAAGATTTGAAGCTTCTCACTGTAAACGATCAACCGATAGGGAAAACACCTCGAAGTAACCCTGCTACCTACACAGGATTAGCAAATAAAATACGTGACCTACTCGCAAATACACCTGAGGCGAAGGCTTCAAAATTAGCTAAGGGAGCTTTTTCATTTAATAATAAAACCGGTAGATGTAATGCTTGCGAAGGGGCTGGCGTTATCACTTTATCCATGAGTGCACTAGGTAATATCAATCAGGTTTGTCCTACTTGTAATGGCAAGCGTTTTAAATCAGAAGTACTCCGTGTGCATTGGAGGAATAAAAACATAGCCGACATCTACAGCTTAAGCATAGAAGAAGCTTACGATTTTTTTTCCGAAGAAAAGAAAATTAAAGAAATATTATCCTTAATGTTGCAGTTGGGATTAGGGTATGTCAAATTAGGACAGCCCTCTAACACCTTATCTGGTGGAGAAGCACAGCGTATTAAACTGACCAAACATTTCGCGAAGAAATCAAAAAAGACACTCTTATTATTGGAGGAACCTAGTATAGGATTACATCAACAGAATGTGCGTCAGCTATTAGAAGCCTTGCACCAACTCAAGAAACAAACGGCTGGTATTATCTGCTTTGAAAATCATTTCCTTTTTCAATCCACTTGTGATACGTTAGTAGATAATGCCCTGAAGGTTCAACCTATTGATGTTAAAGAAGAAGCCCCGCAGCAGCGAGATAGGATTTCCATTCAGGGGGCGAGGACACATGCTCTTAAAGACCTCAATTTAGATCTACCCAAGCATCAGTTAACTGTGGTTACTGGTATTTCAGGCTCTGGTAAATCTTCTTTGGTGATTGAAACCTTGCATAGCTTCGGTTTACAAGAAATGACCAAGCAGTTCTCGAGTTATCAACAATCTAGAGTGGGCGTTAATTTTCAGTTTGAGGTCGATCATATTGAAGGGCTTACACCTACAATTTGCGTTACCCGTAAGCAAAAGAATTACTCGCAGCGCACGGATATTGCAAAGCAAACCGGCATCGATAAGATTTTGCGATTTGCCTTCTCAAGAAAGGCGCAATATGAAGGAGAAGAACTATCGGCTAGTCATTTTTCTAATAATCACGAATTGGGAAAATGTGTGGTCTGCGAAGGTATGGGAGAAGAACTATTACCCGATCTCAACAAGCTTGTATTAGATGCGAATAAAACCATTGCTAATGGACTCTTTGCACACAACAAAGCAGTGGCATATTATGGAGATCCATCGGGTAAGCATATGGCGGTCTTAAAAAAGGTTGGAGAAGAATATGGGTTTACATTGGAGACTCCTTTTAAGGCACTAAGCGATTCACAAAAAGAAATATTACTGCACGGAGCGGGTGAAAAAATATGGAAAGTGAACTGGCTGTACAAAACAAAGACAAGGGAAGGTACACAAGCCCTGAGTATGAAATGGGAAGGCCTCTTTCCTTACTTACAAGACGAGTATTTTAAAACTCGGAAAAATAAAAACATCAAGCAGCTCACTGCGCTCTTTTCGCATAGGGAGTGTAGCCATTGTTATGGCAGCGGCTTAAAACCAGAACGATTAGCTTTTAAAATAGCAGGCAAATCCATTCATGAAATAAAATCAATGGATTTTAAAGGGTTGGAATATTGGCTTTCCACTACTGATAATCAAGAAGTGGTTGATCAAAAGCTCATATCCAAAATTCAGCCTCACCTTATCAATACCATCAAAAGAGCGAAGCAATTACACATCGATCACCTGCAACTCACCCGAAAATCGCCTACACTTTCTGGTGGAGAAAATCAACGTGTGGAGCTGATCAAACAGTTGAATAGTCCGCTTAAAGGCATTACCTATTTGTTAGACGAACCTTCTGCTGGCTTATCGAATGATAATATTTCAGACCTGATTCAAATTCTCAAAGAACTTATAGAAAAAGGAAATACCGTAGTGGTAATCGAGCATAATAAAGAGATTATGCTGGCTGCTGACCAGCTTATTCAGCTTGGGCCTCAAGCAGGTAAACAGGGAGGTACTATTTCGTATCAAGGAAGTCCTCAGGATTTTTTAAAACAAGCCGATTGTCATCATTATTTAAAAGCACCCTCTAGAGCTATTGAGTTAAAAGATGGAAAGGAATCTATTACCATAAAGAAACTTTCCAAACATACATTAATCAAAGAAGCGTTAGAAGTTTCTGTTGGGGGAATCACAGCTATTAGCGGTAAATCAGGCATTGGAAAAACCACCTTGGTAAAAGACATCTTGATTCCAAGTATTGAAACAGGCCAGCCTGTGAATTGTGCTAGCATAGTCTTTCCAAAAAAATACACAGGCGCGCATTATTTTGAGCCTAAAAAACTACGATCACATTCGAATACTTTATTAGTTTCTTATTTGAACCTGTTAAAAGACATTAGTAAAATTTTTACAGTTGAAACCGGTTTAAAGACTAAAGACTTTTCCTATAAAACCAAGAGTAGTCAGTGTCCAAATTGCAAAGGAAAAGGTTTTATTGAAACTAGCTTGGATGTAGCTGCCAATGTGATTGAAACCTGTGAACTATGTAAAGGGCAACGGTATCAGTCGCACATTTTAATGCATACCGTTCGTTCAAAAAATATTGCGGAGGTACTTTCCTTAAATATCATGGAGTTAAGTGCTTGGTTAGGAAAGAATAATTCATCTGCTAAAACGCTTCAGCTTTTAGATCAGTTAGAAGAAATAGGGTTGGCACACCTTAGTTTAGAGCAACCAGTACAATCTCTTTCTTCTGGTGAGAAGCAACGATTATTATTGTTGAACTGGCTGCAAGATCAAACTACCGATTCGCTTTATATTTTAGATGAACCCAGCACCGGATTGCATTATGCTGATATAGATCTGTTGTATGCAATCCTCAAAAAACTTAGTAAAGCTAATGATATTCTTATTATTGATCATAATCCATATTTATTAGGAAAAATAGGAGTTGGAGTAATATTACAATAG
- a CDS encoding DUF4494 domain-containing protein: MSVTWYECKVKYRKTHETGEQKITTDTYLLDAVSYTEAEARITEEMKAYTSEDFRIMNIKVANFSEVHPFENSDRWFKSKVSLVAMDEESGKEKKTNMYLLVQANNVKEAFENSTLAMADTMGDYSIPAITESPILDVFPYFTGEEEQLEKFNVLETAEPAEQEN, from the coding sequence ATGAGCGTAACTTGGTACGAATGTAAGGTGAAATACAGAAAAACACACGAGACAGGAGAACAGAAAATAACGACAGATACGTATTTATTAGATGCGGTATCGTATACGGAAGCAGAAGCTAGAATTACTGAAGAGATGAAGGCTTATACAAGTGAGGATTTCAGAATAATGAACATAAAAGTGGCAAACTTCTCAGAGGTGCATCCGTTTGAGAATTCCGATCGTTGGTTCAAGTCGAAGGTTTCCTTGGTAGCTATGGATGAAGAGAGCGGAAAAGAGAAAAAGACAAATATGTATTTATTGGTGCAGGCCAATAATGTAAAAGAAGCATTTGAGAACAGTACGCTGGCAATGGCAGATACTATGGGAGATTATTCGATTCCTGCTATTACAGAATCTCCAATTCTGGACGTATTTCCATATTTCACAGGAGAAGAAGAGCAATTGGAGAAGTTTAATGTTCTAGAAACAGCTGAACCTGCGGAACAAGAAAATTAA